One window from the genome of Luteithermobacter gelatinilyticus encodes:
- a CDS encoding TVP38/TMEM64 family protein, translating into MKDDISAKSAKALTRARRYLPLGLIAAGFILALAFDLSTYLSLQSLKDHREMLSSYVFDHFWMSAGLFSAAYTAVVAFSIPGGAVMTLGAGFLFGTLIGGSLVVVSATVGATLIFLAARTAAGGSRFSDILARRAAPWLKKMEQGFAQNATSYLLTLRLVPIFPFFIVNLVPAFLGVRLPVYVLTTFFGIIPGTFIYASVGSGMGHLIDQGQDPDLNIIFSPEILLPLLGLAVLALLPVLYKKLKQYRGGQNT; encoded by the coding sequence ATGAAAGACGACATTTCCGCAAAATCCGCTAAGGCGCTAACCCGTGCCCGTCGATATTTGCCGCTTGGACTCATTGCCGCCGGTTTCATTCTGGCGTTGGCCTTTGATCTGTCCACCTATCTCAGCCTGCAAAGCCTGAAAGATCATCGTGAAATGCTCAGCTCCTATGTTTTCGATCATTTCTGGATGAGCGCCGGCCTGTTCAGCGCCGCCTATACCGCCGTAGTTGCCTTTTCCATTCCCGGCGGGGCGGTCATGACACTGGGCGCCGGCTTTCTGTTCGGCACCCTGATCGGCGGCAGTCTGGTGGTTGTCAGCGCCACTGTTGGGGCAACGCTTATTTTCCTAGCCGCCCGGACCGCCGCCGGTGGGTCGCGCTTTAGCGACATTCTGGCCCGACGCGCGGCCCCCTGGCTTAAAAAAATGGAGCAAGGCTTCGCACAAAATGCCACGAGTTACCTGCTGACCCTGCGGCTGGTGCCGATTTTTCCGTTTTTTATTGTCAATCTGGTGCCAGCTTTCCTGGGGGTCAGGCTGCCCGTCTATGTCCTGACCACCTTTTTCGGCATCATTCCGGGCACCTTTATTTATGCCTCGGTGGGCAGCGGTATGGGACATCTGATTGATCAGGGGCAGGACCCGGATCTGAATATTATCTTTTCCCCGGAAATCCTGCTGCCGCTTCTGGGGTTGGCGGTGCTAGCGCTGCTGCCGGTTCTTTATAAAAAACTGAAACAGTATCGAGGGGGGCAAAATACATGA
- a CDS encoding dihydrolipoyl dehydrogenase family protein, with translation MTNFLQADLCVIGAGSGGLSVAAGAAQLGLKTLLLEKDRMGGDCLNYGCVPSKALLAAAHAAWHVQAGTDFGIAPATPTVDCSAVDFSKVHRHVHKVIAAIAPNDSVQRFSALGVKVIREAGRFIDDRTVATPSCRIRARRYVIATGSRPAIPPLPGLDTVDYLTNETIFDLEERPDHLIIIGGGPIGLEMAQAFRRLGSRVTVLALAFMEQDDPELAAVVLERLRREGIRLEGGIDITAIHKRNDRYDVCFSGNGQAQTITGSHLLVATGRKPNLDGLNLMAAEIKHSPSGITVGPDLRTSNKRVYALGDVTGGPQFTHKAGYDAGILIRRLAFGMFWTRTDYSALPRVTYTDPELAQVGLSEPAAREKYGDDFSRQIRILRWPYSENDRAQAERRTEGLIKVITSPKGHILGAGIAGAGAGELIQVWALAMSKKLKISALASMISPYPTLGEISKRAAGSFYTPSLFSTKTRKLVRLLSKLG, from the coding sequence ATGACAAATTTTTTACAGGCGGATCTTTGTGTGATCGGGGCTGGGTCCGGCGGCCTGTCTGTGGCTGCGGGAGCCGCGCAACTGGGATTGAAAACCCTGTTGCTGGAAAAAGACAGAATGGGCGGAGATTGTTTGAATTATGGCTGCGTGCCGTCCAAGGCCCTGCTTGCCGCCGCACATGCCGCCTGGCATGTGCAGGCTGGGACGGATTTTGGCATCGCTCCGGCCACCCCGACAGTGGATTGCTCAGCGGTAGATTTTTCAAAGGTGCACCGCCATGTCCATAAAGTGATCGCCGCCATCGCCCCCAATGATTCCGTACAGCGGTTTAGCGCTCTAGGCGTAAAAGTCATTCGGGAGGCCGGCCGTTTTATTGACGACCGCACCGTTGCCACCCCCTCCTGCCGGATTCGCGCCCGGCGCTATGTCATTGCCACCGGGTCCCGCCCGGCCATTCCGCCATTGCCCGGCCTGGACACAGTAGACTACCTGACCAACGAAACCATCTTTGATCTGGAAGAACGACCCGATCATCTGATCATCATTGGCGGGGGACCAATCGGCCTGGAGATGGCGCAGGCCTTTCGTCGCCTGGGATCCAGAGTGACAGTACTGGCGCTCGCCTTTATGGAACAGGACGATCCGGAACTGGCCGCAGTGGTGCTTGAACGCCTGCGCCGTGAAGGCATTCGCCTTGAAGGCGGCATCGACATTACCGCCATTCACAAACGCAACGACCGTTATGACGTTTGCTTTTCCGGAAACGGACAGGCGCAAACAATCACCGGATCGCATCTTCTTGTCGCCACAGGCCGCAAGCCCAACCTGGACGGCCTTAATCTCATGGCCGCTGAAATCAAACATTCCCCAAGCGGCATTACCGTTGGTCCCGATCTGCGCACCAGCAACAAACGGGTTTATGCGCTTGGCGACGTCACCGGCGGACCACAATTCACCCATAAGGCAGGTTATGATGCCGGCATTCTAATCCGTCGCCTTGCCTTTGGCATGTTCTGGACCCGAACGGACTATTCCGCCCTGCCCCGCGTGACCTATACGGACCCCGAACTGGCGCAGGTGGGGCTGAGCGAACCGGCGGCCCGGGAAAAATATGGTGATGATTTTTCACGACAGATCCGAATATTACGTTGGCCCTATAGCGAAAATGACCGGGCCCAAGCCGAACGCCGAACCGAGGGCCTGATCAAGGTCATCACCAGCCCCAAAGGACACATTCTGGGGGCCGGAATCGCCGGGGCCGGGGCCGGAGAACTGATACAGGTCTGGGCGCTTGCCATGAGCAAGAAGCTGAAAATATCTGCGCTGGCCAGCATGATTTCCCCCTATCCCACCCTTGGCGAAATCAGCAAACGCGCTGCGGGCAGTTTTTATACCCCTTCCCTTTTCAGCACAAAAACCCGTAAACTAGTACGCCTGTTGTCAAAATTGGGATAA
- a CDS encoding sensor histidine kinase: MADEQHPLALRHSLSNRLLLLTIAFVMLAEVLIYVPSIANFRKTWLEERLAAAQIAILAIEAAPDYMVSETLAKELLQSAEVMAIVRKKDDNRLLVLGTDRPLEVEARYDLRNAGFLDLIRDAFITMMHTHPHSRVIEVTGYTNDERMDFLQIIFEEEKLCHAMLVFSRNVLLLSIIISLITAGLVYYSLSCLLIRPVRKITDSMVAFRNAPEDHRRQIVPDNRRDEIGIVMRELAVMQDQLRRALKQKTHLADLGSAVSKINHDLRNILASAQLVSDRFITVQDPTVRRLTPRFVRAIDRAVRLCEATLQYGRAEPEKPDYTKVELHPLVDEVGISLGLAENSPIKLRNDVPENFTLQADPDHLFRIFMNLGRNAVQAMTQAGRLSGTIKFSAHRHGNDAVIDICDQGPGIPAKIREKLFVPFHGSGNGGTGLGLAIARELVQGHGGSIELLSSGPEGSCFRITLPLA; the protein is encoded by the coding sequence ATGGCCGACGAACAACACCCTCTGGCTCTGCGTCACAGCCTGTCCAACAGGCTGCTTTTGCTGACTATCGCCTTTGTCATGCTGGCGGAAGTGCTGATTTACGTGCCCTCCATTGCCAATTTCCGCAAAACCTGGCTGGAAGAACGTTTGGCCGCCGCCCAAATCGCCATTCTCGCCATTGAGGCGGCCCCGGATTATATGGTCAGCGAGACCCTGGCCAAAGAGCTTCTGCAATCCGCCGAGGTGATGGCCATTGTCCGCAAAAAGGACGACAACCGTCTTCTGGTGCTGGGCACCGACCGGCCGCTGGAGGTGGAGGCCCGGTATGATCTGCGCAATGCCGGTTTTCTGGACCTGATCCGGGACGCTTTTATCACCATGATGCATACCCATCCCCACAGCCGGGTCATCGAGGTTACAGGCTACACCAATGATGAAAGAATGGACTTTCTGCAAATTATTTTCGAGGAAGAGAAGCTGTGTCATGCCATGCTCGTTTTTTCCCGGAATGTATTGCTGCTGTCCATCATCATTTCCCTGATCACCGCCGGCCTGGTTTATTACAGCCTGAGCTGTCTTCTGATCCGTCCGGTCCGCAAAATCACCGACAGCATGGTCGCCTTTCGCAACGCCCCGGAAGATCACCGCCGACAGATCGTACCCGATAACCGCCGTGACGAAATCGGCATTGTCATGCGAGAACTGGCCGTGATGCAGGACCAGTTGCGCCGGGCCTTGAAACAAAAAACCCATCTGGCAGATCTTGGCAGCGCCGTCAGCAAAATCAATCACGACCTGCGCAACATCCTGGCCAGTGCTCAGCTTGTCTCAGACCGGTTCATCACCGTTCAGGACCCCACGGTCCGGCGGCTCACCCCCCGTTTCGTGCGCGCCATTGACCGGGCAGTGCGCCTGTGCGAAGCCACATTGCAATATGGCCGGGCCGAACCGGAAAAACCCGATTATACAAAGGTGGAGCTGCACCCTTTGGTTGACGAAGTGGGCATTTCTTTGGGCCTTGCCGAAAACAGCCCGATAAAACTTCGCAATGACGTGCCCGAAAATTTTACGCTTCAGGCCGATCCGGATCATTTGTTTCGGATTTTTATGAATCTCGGTCGCAATGCGGTACAGGCCATGACCCAGGCCGGACGGCTGTCCGGGACCATCAAATTTTCCGCCCATCGCCACGGCAATGACGCCGTCATTGATATCTGCGACCAAGGGCCCGGGATTCCCGCCAAGATCCGGGAAAAACTGTTTGTGCCATTTCACGGCAGCGGCAATGGCGGTACCGGTCTTGGACTTGCCATAGCACGGGAGCTGGTCCAAGGGCATGGCGGCAGTATCGAGCTTCTGTCTTCCGGTCCGGAAGGCAGCTGTTTCAGAATCACCCTCCCCCTCGCCTAG
- a CDS encoding alginate export family protein produces MQKIALSCLAGVLALSASAPAGAGEAANFTEMFTQGDAGLAFRYRFENVDQDGFEKDATASTLLSKLWYKTASLKGISGFAEVTNVTVVGDENYNNTINGKTDRPVVADPESTEVNQAYLAYTQDLFTLKAGRIGVNLDNQRFIGTVGFRQNDQTYDIVTATVTPIKELTALYGYVWNVNRIFSDDHPLGDLDTNTHLINVSYSGLEFGKLTAYAYLLDLNDAPVLGLSSSTYGVRFAGAQAVTDTVRLGYELEYARQSDYEDNPAEYQADYWNAALSVSTAGFTAGFGYELLGSDNGVSFQTPLATLHKFNGWADKFLSTPAQGLEDISVSLAYKMMGEGPLAGLLLKGIYHDFSSDVGGVSYGSEWDFLVSKPFAKHYTASVKAAFYEADAFATDTTKIWLTLAAKF; encoded by the coding sequence ATGCAAAAAATTGCCCTTTCATGTCTGGCTGGGGTACTGGCGCTGTCGGCCAGTGCGCCAGCCGGGGCCGGGGAGGCCGCAAATTTTACGGAAATGTTCACCCAGGGCGATGCCGGACTGGCGTTCCGCTACCGGTTTGAAAATGTCGATCAGGATGGTTTTGAAAAAGATGCCACGGCATCCACCCTGTTAAGCAAACTATGGTACAAAACCGCTAGCCTGAAAGGGATAAGCGGATTTGCGGAAGTCACCAATGTGACCGTGGTGGGGGACGAGAATTACAACAATACCATCAATGGCAAGACCGACCGCCCCGTGGTTGCTGATCCGGAAAGCACGGAAGTCAACCAGGCTTATCTGGCCTATACCCAGGACCTGTTCACGCTGAAGGCGGGCCGCATCGGCGTTAATCTGGACAATCAGCGCTTTATCGGTACCGTCGGATTTCGCCAGAATGACCAGACCTATGACATCGTCACGGCGACCGTGACACCGATCAAAGAGCTGACGGCGTTGTATGGCTATGTCTGGAATGTCAACCGGATTTTCAGCGATGATCATCCACTGGGTGATCTGGATACGAATACCCATCTGATCAATGTGAGCTATTCGGGACTGGAATTCGGCAAACTCACCGCTTATGCCTATCTGCTCGACCTCAATGACGCGCCGGTGCTTGGCCTGTCCAGCAGCACCTACGGGGTGCGTTTTGCGGGCGCCCAAGCGGTCACGGACACCGTCCGGCTGGGATATGAACTGGAATATGCGCGCCAGAGCGATTATGAGGACAACCCGGCTGAGTATCAGGCGGATTACTGGAATGCGGCGCTCAGCGTGTCAACCGCTGGCTTCACGGCGGGTTTTGGATATGAGCTTCTGGGGAGCGACAATGGGGTAAGTTTCCAGACCCCTCTGGCCACGCTGCATAAATTTAACGGCTGGGCGGACAAGTTCCTCTCCACACCGGCCCAGGGCCTGGAAGACATCAGTGTTTCCCTGGCCTATAAAATGATGGGAGAGGGACCGCTTGCCGGCCTGCTGCTGAAAGGCATCTATCATGACTTTTCTTCGGATGTGGGCGGGGTAAGTTATGGCAGCGAATGGGACTTTCTGGTCTCCAAACCCTTTGCCAAACACTATACGGCTTCTGTCAAGGCGGCGTTTTATGAGGCCGATGCCTTTGCCACCGATACGACAAAAATCTGGCTGACGCTGGCGGCCAAATTCTAG